The DNA region GGGAGGGACAAGGACCACGGCGACCACCCGACGCCGAAGAGCGTCGCGATGATCCAAGATGCGATCCTCGACGTCACCCTGCGCGGCGATATCGTCCTCGACCCCTGCGCCGGTTCGGCGACGACGCTGGTCGCCGCACACAAGGTCAAACGTATTGGAATCGGCATCGAGGTCGATCCCGCCTACGTCGATCTCGGCGTCCGCCGGCTGGAGAAGCTCACCGGCGAGCCGGCGCGCCACGCCGAGACCGGACGCACCTTCGCCGAGACGGCGGCCGAGCGGGCTGGGTCTGGTGTCGACGACGATACGCGGCGCGGGGACGCGGAGGCTGAGCGATGAGCGCGCCGCTCCGCCGCCCGGGTCGAGACACCCGCATCAAGCCGGGGGAGGTGCGCAATCCCTACGGCCGCAACGGTCGACCCAAGCCAGCGGTCGACTTCCTCGACGAGGAGGTCACGCTCTCACTCAACGGCACCGCCGCCACGGTGACCCGGCGCGAAGCGCTCGACCACTTCCTGTTCGTCAACTCCGCCCAGGGCCAGGTCGCGGCGATCCGTCTGCTGCACAAGCTGCACCCGGAGGCTCCGGTCGACGACGAACAGGCTGCCTCGGACTTGTCGCACGAGGAGCGCGAGGTGCTGGAGGCGTTCGTCCAGCAGCAGGCGCGCAAGCTGCGTGGGGGTGGGTCATGATCACCCCCCGGATGATCGATCACCTCGTGCGTACCGACTACATGGTGTTCATCCACCGGGTGTTCCTGACGCTGAACCCCGGTATCCCGTTCGCGCCGAGCTGGCACCTCGACGCGATGGCCGAGGCCCTCGCCCGTGTCCACGACGGGCGGGAGACGCGTCTGGTGATCGCGGTGCCGCCGCGCTCGGGCAAATCGATCATGACCTCGATCGGCTTTGCCGCCTGGCGGCTCGGCCACGATCCCCGGCGGCGCGTCATCTGCGTGTCGAGCGAGGACAGCCTCGTGCGCTCGCTCGCCGCCTCCTTCCGCGCGGTCGTGGCCAGCGAGTGGTACCGCGACGCGTTCCCGGCGTTTCGAATCGCGCGCGGCGGCGACCGCGCCACCGAGACGGTCACGACCGCTGGAGGCTATCGCTTCGGCGTTCCGCTCGCCGGGTCGGTGTTCGGACGTGGCGCCGACCTGATCATCGCCGACGACGCCATGAACCCGCAGGCGGCTCTGTCGGAGACGATCAGGCGACGTGAACTCGGTCTATGGGACACCAAGTTCCCGAGCCGCCTGAACGACAAGCGCACTGGGGCGATCGTCGTGGTGGGGCAGCGCCTTCACGAGGACGATCTCGTCGGTCACCTCACCCGCGAGGACACGGCATGATGCGCCGACGTGGCTGGGCGATGCTGGTGATCCCGGCGATCGCACCGGAGGATGCCGCCTACCGGATCGGGCCGGGCGAGGACGACGTGCACCACCGCAGGGCGGGGGAGGTCCTCCTGCCCGATCGCGAGCCGCTCGATGTGCTCGAGCGACTGCGGGCGGATCTCGGCTCGAGCAACTTCGCCGCGCAGTACGGCCAGGAACCGATACCGCCCGGCGGCAACATCATCCACGACGACTGGCTGCGGTACTTCAACGAGGAGCCCTCCGACCTGGAGCACTTGGTCGCGAGCTGGGATTTGGCCTCCACAGTCACCGAGACGAGCAGCTGGTCGGTCGGCCAGCTGTGGGGGGCGGTGGGCATGCACGCTTACCTGCTCGACCTCGTCCGGGTCCGGCTGGAGGCTCCCGAGCTGCGGCGGCTGATCCTTCAATATACGAAGGCATGGGATCCGCACGTGACGCTGGTGGAGGACACCGAACTCGGCCGCACCCTGGTCCAAGAGATCCAGCGGACCACCGACCTTCGGCCGCGGCTGATCCGCCCACGCGGTGAGAAAACTGCGCGGCTGGAGGCGCACGCGCCGGCATTCGAGGCCGGCCGCGTGCACGTGGCACGGAACTTCGAGTGGTTTGAAGGCTACCGGCGGGAATTGCTGGCATTCCCGTACGGCGCCCACGATGATCAGGTCGACGCGACCTCGCAGGCGTTGAACTATCTCACGCAGCGGAGCGCCCGCGGCCGCGGAACCGTACGTCGTAACATCACGCGGCGGGAGGTGATCCGGGACTGAGCAGCCGACCCACTGCGGTAAGTGGCGCTTGAGCTGTTGAGCAGACGCCACCGTATGAGCTCAGGACGATCGAGATCTTGGGATCAGAAGTAGACGGTCGCGTCACAGTTGCTATGCGCGTGGCTCGAACGTGCACGTCATGGCCGTGCTCTCGTGCGATGGGGCGGATCTGCACCGGGTGACGTACGCACCCCGCACCACCGTCCGCTCGGCGCCGATAATAGGATCGGCGTCGCCGCTCATCAGGCCAAGCCCCGCGCTCAGCAGATCCTGCACCGCTCCCTCCGCGATCCCCGGCTCGAGTGTTTTGATCAGGCTGGCCACTTTGCCGACGAAGCCAAACAGGTTCATCGGGTCCGCCCGGTCGCCGGTGAGCACGATGCTCGATGCCTTGCCGGCTCCTCTGACCACCGACAGCCCGAGCTTCGAGCTGAACGAACCGCGCACGAGGTCAAGCTTGCGGAACGCCTCGACCGACTTGCGGAACGGGGCGTCGTCGAACCGGCAAACGTAGTTCATGCCTTGCTCGGCGCAGTCCTCGATGCCGCCGTCACCATCACCGCGCAGGCGCGTGTCGTACATCCGACGGAAGCTCGGCGCGTCGAAGGCGAAGGTCGTCGTAGGACCGGTCGCCGGCCGGCTCTCACCGTCGCCGGGCTCGTTCTGGCTCATCTCACGTGGAGGCATCGGGGCCGGCGGTCGTTGTTCGGCCGCTTCACGCAAGGCACGATCACGGTACCCCGCCGCGGCCCGCGCCTGCGCTTCTGCACGTCCGGCCTCTGCCTCCAGGCGTCGGACGTCGTCCTCGGGGCCGGCGGCGGGTAGGTCCGCCTGCCGGCGTGCCGCCTCGATCCGCGCCTGCGCTAGGTCCCGCCGGGCTTGGAGCTGAGCCGCCTGCCGCGCCCGCTCGGCGCGCGCGGCCGCCACGATCTGCGGCACGCGCGTCTCGAGCTCTCGTGCTTGGCCCCTGACCTCGGCGGCGAGATATGGGTTCACCCGGGCCGCCGTCCGCTCGCACGCGGACAAGATGGCGGGGAGGGCGGCGAGATCCGTGTCCGTCCAGTCGCCGGCGAGCTTGCCGAACGGCGCCTGGAGGCCGCCCCCGGCCAGGACGAACGCCAGGGGACCGGCCGCACTGGCGCAGCCACCCTGCGCGTCGATGTAGGTCTGGACGAAGCTCTGTCCTGCCCGGGCATCCGATGGGGCAAGCGAAGCCAGAGTGAGAGCTGTCGCGAGCTGTACGCCGGTGTGCCTGCTCCGCATCCTCATAGCTGCCCTTCCGTCGCGTGCCCGGGCGA from Methylobacterium sp. NMS14P includes:
- the terL gene encoding phage terminase large subunit, yielding MMRRRGWAMLVIPAIAPEDAAYRIGPGEDDVHHRRAGEVLLPDREPLDVLERLRADLGSSNFAAQYGQEPIPPGGNIIHDDWLRYFNEEPSDLEHLVASWDLASTVTETSSWSVGQLWGAVGMHAYLLDLVRVRLEAPELRRLILQYTKAWDPHVTLVEDTELGRTLVQEIQRTTDLRPRLIRPRGEKTARLEAHAPAFEAGRVHVARNFEWFEGYRRELLAFPYGAHDDQVDATSQALNYLTQRSARGRGTVRRNITRREVIRD